DNA sequence from the Penaeus vannamei isolate JL-2024 chromosome 32, ASM4276789v1, whole genome shotgun sequence genome:
tgcatatgtacaataCATGCATAAcctgtgtatatgcaaatgtttTGAGGCGTTTTCGTATTCCACATGAAGCCATGCATCGTTTACCAAATAGCTACTATTTCATCCTTTAGATCTTGAATATGAACACACGAGTCTTAAAATTAGGAACCGCCCCTACCGTAGAGAAAAGAGGTAAATCTTCAGATGTCCTCGTACCCGTGTTTTAGCCTAATCTTTTCCATTTTAAATAGCGTTGCCCACAAGCCCCTTAATACTTCCTCCCGTGCtgatctagcaatcttgctgacctgcggtcaatcccacgcccggccagtgagtggtaatcctggccattccttgcacacaggggcagatttgggcaaaataaaacagacagcatgtcacagcaaaagaatataaattgtaacaaatggaattaaaactaaatcttaatcttaaCCTTAAAAATCCCTCCGCTTACTAGTCTCTATCCGTAGGGGGTCTCTCCATAATCTTCATGATTTACATTAAACTCTCGCCAGCCATGACCCATCTCGTAATGCAAAAGGATGCAGCCATGCAACCTGCGACAGTGAGAAGTTACTATGtataatgtggaaaggtatgaatgagaacgaatatcttcacaatacaatctcttgtattgtgaagatattcgttctcattcatacctttccacatttgtcaacataaatacggttcatacTATGTATAAGTTGGCAACAAGACTGTGCCAAAGGAAAGCCAGGTTTGCAGGACATATTCTGAGGGGAACAAATGGaggttttgttcttcttgttgttgaaGGTACCATCGAGGGAACTAGAGGCAGAAGAAGACACAGAACTTGGCGAAAGGACATGACAATTTGGACAAGAACGGAAAACCTTGGAAaggccaagtgtgtgtgtgtgtgtgtgttcatttatagtacatgtatatatgtatgtgtgtgtgtatgtgtgcttgtgtgtgtacgtgtctatgtatatatatatgtatatatatatatatatatatatatatatatatatatatatatagagaaagagagagagagagagagagagagagagagagagagagagagagagagagagagagagagagagagagagagagagagagagagagagagagacacgcacacatacatacacgtatatatatatatatatatatatatatatatatatatatatatatatatatatatatatatatatatatatatatatacatatatacatatatatatatatatatatatatatatatatatatatatataggtatatatatatatatatatatatatatatatatatatatatatatatatatatatatatataggtatatatatatacatacatatacacacacacacacacacacacacacacacacacacacacacacacacacacacacacacacacacacgcacacacacacacacacacacatatatatatatatatatatatatatatatatatatatatatatatatatatatatatatatatatatatatatatatatatatatacatatatatacatacatatgcatatatatgcctacatgcatatatatgcatatgtacagttGCAGGCATTTTCAACTGGTACACCGCGAGTCTGGTTGTGACAATTTTTATGTGGGTATACATGCGTAGTATGTAGTATTCTTTGAGGGAGACGTCGGTTTGAAACGAGTATGATTGGTTGAAATAATTTTACAATTATCTACAACAGGAAGGAAATTCGATTGAGGAAATTCATTCagaatatcataatcattcaaattacaaaacacaaaaatttacaaaaaacaaaaactgacTTTAATCTGCAACAGGTCTCTCTGAAAAATATTTCATAGATTTGAAAATTGTGCCATTGCAATGCTTGCCACGTGCAGTATAATGAATGAAACAGTAAATATGTTCGTATTTCCAATAAGTAAAACTATTCATGATGTATAGAAACTATATGTTAATATGATAAAAGTCAACAATAGAACTTAGGAAACGCACAAACGGAATTTTATTTGatgtggaaaaaaaaatgtttttgtatcTTCGCCCTCGAAgtttgttgacacacacacatacacgcacacacacacaaacacctatatatgtgtgtgtgtgcgtgcgtgcgtgcgtgcgtgtgtgtgtgtgtgtgtgtatacatacatttaaatgtatatatatatatatatatatataaatatatatatatatatatatatatatatatatatatatatatatatatatgcatacatacacaaacacacacacacacacacacacacacacacacacacacacacacacacacacacacacacacacacacacacacacacacacacacacaaatatatatatatatatatatatatatatatatatatatatatatatatatatatatatatatatattatagatatgtgtatatatacattgtgtatgtgcatatatgtacagatgtttaaataaatgtgtatatagcaatatatatttatatattcatatttatatctgatataaatatatatttacatatatacatataatctcgtTGCTGAGTTTACTGTTCATTTCGAGACTTCCTCTGCCTCTCAGACCTCAGGTCGGCACCGTAAGGTTTCCACTACTCAATTTGTTATAGTTTTATCATTAACAAATATCCTAACAGTCCAAATAGCAATTTCGAGCGAAATACAGACATATGTTTGAATTTAATAGGTATAACATTTATTACATTGCATTAAATAGTAAAAAATCTTTTAAGTCATAGTTGTTTCTTTAGTAATCTTCAATGACACTGCCTTGGTTGTTAAGAACGTTCCTTCACTAAATATATACGtactaaaaaaggagagagagtgaatgagcaaTGGATACATGAACATCACATTCTATGTTTTTAAGTGTTACATTTCTTGAAACATGAATATCGACTTGTGATATGCTTAGTAAACATCCGCCCTTAACGCTATCTCTGGTGACCTGTAATAAATTTCTGATGTAAGGTTCTCTGCAAATCTTGATATTTAAGTGATTCAAGTGTGTATAAATAACGTATTAAACAAATGGgtaatttgccattcataaattccatAAGGAAGCCGTGCAAATTacgatttacatttacagataatGTAACATGTGATTCGTATTTCACCTTAAAACCATGTTTTGCATATGTAAATTTAAcgaaatttcttttttattaataataatttgagACTAAATGTAATCGATGTTTAGCTATCGTGATTGTGCTAAAGGTTCCAGGTATCCCATTTCCAATTGTTCCTTTTTAAGGAAAACATCACATAtttcaaacaataataatggtagtcgaCAAAACTTTGTGATGTTTAAAAACTTTCTAATATAATTCTCATGACGGATATTAGTTGCCAGTGAATACATCTGCAAAATACCAGGCTGCTTATCACAATGATTTCCATACAAACAAGAGCATCCCACTCAGAAAATACTGGATACTACGcatttatttccagaaaaaaaaaatcagtccatACACTATAGCGGTGTACCGGTTAAAAATGTCGGCAACtatgtagaacacacacacacacacatacacacacacacacacacacatatatatttatatatgtgtgtgtgtaaacatcttatatatacatatatgtatatatatatatatatatatatatatatatatatatatatatatatatatatatatatatatatatatatatatatatatatatatatatatatatatatatatatatatatatatatatatatatatatacatatacttatgtacagatatgtatatgtacatatatatatatataaatatatataaatatatatatatatatatatatatatatatatatatatatatatatatatatatatacaaatatgtatacatacctgcaTGTGTGTTCATCCATTTACATATGGGAGAAAGctaaatgaaaagaataagaagatatagatatatatacatatatatgtgtgtgtgtgtgtataaatatatatgtatatatacagaaggagatatgtatatatactatgtatactttatagatatacatacatatatatatatatatatatatatatatatatatatatatatatatatatatagagagagagagagagagagagagagagagagagagagagagagagagagagagagagaaatagatatattcatatatatgtgtgtatatatacatgtttatatatatgtgtgtatgtgtgtgcgtgcataaacatacacacatatatatatgtatatatacacacacacatatacatatgcatgcgtatatatatatatatttatatatatatatatatatatatatatatatatatatatatatatatatgagtgtgtgtgtgtgtttgtgtgtgtgtgtgtgtgtgtgtgtgtgtgtgtgtgtgtgtgtgtgtgtgtgtgtgtgtgtgtgtgtgtgtgtgtgtgtgtgtgtgtgtgtttgtgtgtgtgtgtttgtgtttgtgtgtttgtgtttgtgtgtttgagtgtgtttgagtgtgtttgtgtgtgtgtgtgtgtgtgtttgtttgtgtgtgtgtgtgtgtgtgtgtgtgtgtgtgtgtgtgtgcgtgtgtgtgtgtgtgtgtgtgtgtgtgtgtgcatatgtatatatatatatatatatatatatatatatatatatatatatatatatatatatatatatatatgtatgtatatatatatatatatatatatacatatatatacatgtatatatatatatgcatgtatgaatgtatgtatttatatatatacatacatatatatacatatatatgcatatggatatacctatcaatttatctatatgtatacacaaatacatacatacatatacatacatacatacatacatacatacatacatacatacatatatgtatatatatacatacatatatatatacatatatatatatatatatatatatatatatatatatatatatatatatatacagatatcacacacacacacacatacatgaacatatatatacatgcatacatacatatatatgcatatggatctacctatcaatttatatatatgtataaacacacacatacatacatacatatacatacatacaaacatatatatatctgtatatctatctatctatctatctatatatatatatatatatatatatatatatatacatgtatatatatatatatatatatatatatatatatatatatgtatgtatgtatgtatgtatgtatgtatacatatgttcatgtgtgtgtgtgtgtgtgtgtgatatctgtatatatatatatatatatatatatatatatatatatatatatatatatatatatatatatatatatatatgtatatatatgtatatgtatatgtatgtatgtgtgtgtgtgtacatatagatagattgataggtagatccatatgcatatatatgtatatatatgtatgtatatatgtaaatatatgtatgtatttatatacatacatacatacatacatacacacacacacacacacacacacacacacacacacacacacacatatatatatatatatatatatatatatatatatatatatatatatattttatatatatatatatatatatatatatatatatatatatatatatatatatggaggaggcctgtgggacgacctaagaagtcgtggcttgggcagatcggccaaacctgtcgtgaggagcttgagttGGGCCGAGTCTCTGCCTGGAGGCTTGCCATGAGGACCCTCGTATGTACAAACAAAAGGTGGATGTGGTTATGCGCCCCCGacggcgttagctccacgatgaggatgatatatgtatttgtgtgtgtgtatatatatatatatatatatatatatatatatatatatatatatatatgtatgtatatatatatatgtatatgtatgtatgtatgtatgtatgtatgcatatatttatataaatatatatatatatatatctatatatatatatgtatgtatatatatatatatatatatatatgtatatatatattatatatatatatatatatatattcatagatatatacatatatatatatatatatatatatatatatacatatatatatatatatatatatacatatatatatatatatatatatatatatgtatgtatgtatatatagttacatatatatacatataaatatatacatgcatacatatatatatatatatatatatatatatatatatatatatatatatatatatatatatatatacacacaaatacatatatcatccTCATCGTGGAACTAACGCCGTCGGGGGCGCATAACCACATCCACCTTTTGTTTGTACATACGAGGGTCCTCATGGCAAGCCTCCAGGCagagactcggcccatctcaagctcctaaTGACAGGTCTGACCGATCTGCACAAGCCACGACTtcttaggtcgtcccacaggcctcctccacccagggttgtctcaaacagagacaacctggtgggcaggatcatcctgaaggaagcgagccaggtggccatatagcctgagttggcgatcacagattgtgcaggtaataggtcctgtgtcagtctcacggtgcaaccagtggtttgacacgtggtcccgccaacagtaccccatgatgcagcgcaaggacctatatggcatctccaaatactcttgtcaagagagttaaTGACCCTTGCttccaggccaatccgtctgctgacttcttggtctgacgcccagagttataaactaaactaccaagatatgtaaagctctttgtgacttcaatgtcctcacctcaagcacataccgactgaacaggttctcctagcatgtccccaaagtcttggatcttggtcttcgtccaggaaacctctagacccaaaggctttgcttcattactaaatgtatcaagagccaccactaaggattccaaagattcagatagaatagcatcatcagcaaagtcaaggtcagtaaccttgatattaaccagagttgctccacaatgactttgaacagtagctttgcccagtatccagtccatgcaagtgttgaaaagtgttggcgcaaggatacagtcttgtctcactcctgaagtaacaggaaagaagctcaacaggtcCCTACCACACTtcacagcacttttagtaccagtatatagacttccttttagtccaataatccttgttggaattcctctcattctcaggatctcccagagtgattcccgatgcaccgtatcgatcgtcttcttgaggtcgatgtagggtGCAAACATCCCACGCCCAAACTCAaaacggcactctacaatgactcgaagtgcaaggatatggTATATTGTGGACTctccaggagtgaatccagattgctccagcctctgatgcctcagtagcaGGTCTCTGATAcgcttccagagagggatgaccataccccttaacaggtcagggggaacagtaccggaccgccagatggcagccaggacagcatgcaacccccgcaccataggtccaccaccagtctttaacagttcagctaggaTGTAggatatacctgctgctttaccactcatcagcttggagatcgcccccccccccaacttgagttagggaaggaggatcctcactgatgggtgggtccggcaacggaatctcggcactacctgcATCTAAGTTAACCGTTGGTGGATcagcctggtacaactgctcaaaatactgcTGTTGCCTGTGAAGAGAGCTTGGGGtacagctttctcagggcttggtatgcaggatgaaggtcatttactaagaaatggctttcaACCTTCTCTGCAAgtctcctaataaactgttccttgtcccgtGTTAACAGAGACCAAGTTCTGCACACCAGAGAACAGTGCGAATCcagatcccctgtcagacgagccgcacgacaagaatctgtggcatccagtgtctcctgcgagatgaaattctgtcttgctctcgggcgtgtACCAATTGTTTCTTGAGCTGTGtcaagcatttcacgcttgaaggtgtccctcAGAAGTACAGGGTGCATCAGATTGTTGagcactgcgaaacgaccagagactgcctcaacAAATCCttgggcacattccccctccctcagcctgtccaaatgaaacacactGGGGTGATCACTGGACCACTGGGGTTTTGAaatgaacccggagggtagccaaaACCAATCTattgtcagtaccacagaactcagcagtcctatacaccctgcaattctggaggatcctccaaacaAGTGCTAACAAGtttgtggtcgatctccttggctgcaatacccgcatcactgtaccatgtccagcaatgTGGGTCTGAGCGCTCATACCAGGATCCAGAAATTCTCAATTTCTAGGACCTAGCAAAGTTCCGGAAAAGGAGCCTATTCTCGATGCCGGGAAatagctcccgaaccatggggatcaacagacatctcataaccagctcaatcacagccacgTACCGTATTGAAGTCACGCAGAATAACATAAATAACTCGCTGGGgtcacctgtctgacacagatgccaGTTTGGCATAGAAATCTCTTTTACattaagtttacaaacattggtaggagcatacacagcaataagagaccaaatgctagcttcaatcTCATTAACATTATACACTCACCTACTACCAAAGGcttgagtctgctggagatggccatggctactccctggagatggtgactgtcactacggcctgaccagtagtaggtgtagccacctacactgatcgttccgctgccaagtcttctcacctccaagagagcagccacctccactctcagcctcccaaGTTCCCTCAACagcagaggcaaccaatcatcctgacacaaagaaagGATGTTCTAAGCCGCCACCCTGgcttcctgcctgaggtttagccttgggcagtcactccgggtggatgccacccccGTCGACGCTGCTCTATATATAAggaggcggcaggctgcgggacccatcatccaccaccGGGGTTCCCTACGGCTTTCCCCCATAAGCTTCACTCCGAGCTGGCACCTGAAAAAATGCAAGCAGGACGAGTAGTTCTCGTTACCATCCTGCGACCTGGCAGTCGCTCTCTCAACAAGGCCCActgcccgcctctcttgctgggtgggaggagcatttcccttccccccagcatttccaaataTAACAAGCACTGccgattgtttttgttttttttttatccgggggaggaggactgccaaggtccacctcccccgagcctcccattaaccccagggggcttaagggcaagagttggtacagggccagtgGGCCATTACCCTGAACCtcaagggtgtatatatatatatatatatatatatatatatatatatatatatatatatatatatatatatatatatatatatacatatatatatatgtgtgtgtgtgtgagtctacacacacacacacacacacacacacacacacacacatatatatatatatatatatatatatatatatatatatatatatatatacatatatatatatgtgtgtgtgtgtgtgtgtgtgtgtgtgtgtgtatttatacatatatatgtgtatatatatatatatatatgtatgtatgtatgtatgtatacatatatatatatttatatataatggtagaaaaactcacaaagCACACACTAGACTGATTGAAGTAAGTTGGAATTGAGGCCGATTCTGGAACTGTTGTCTCACAAtcagtctagtttgtgcattgtgggttttttctaccatagtatcacgtagagtgtttttctattcaatgtatatatatatatatatatatatatatatatatatatatatatatatatatatatatatatatatatatatatatatatacatatatacatatatgcatatatctatatatgtatgtatgtatgtgtatatacatatttagatatatacacgcataaacacacgtacatgtgtgtgtgtgtgtgtgtgtgtgtgtgtgtgtatatatatatatatatatatatatatatatatatatatatatatatatatatatatatatataatatattcgtgtgtgtgcgtgtgcgtgcgtgtgtgtgtgcgtttgtgcgtgtgtgtgtgtgtgtgtgtgtgtgtgtgtgtgtgtgtgcgtgtgtgtgtgtgtgtgtgtgtgtgtgtgtgtgtgtgtgtgtgtgtgtgtgtgtgcatgcgtgcgtgcgtgcgtgtgtgtgttagtatatgtatatatatatatatatatatatatatatatatatatatatatatatatgtaaatacatgtatatatacatatatacatatatgaatatatttatatatatatgtatgtatgtaggtgtatatacgtatttagatatatacacgaataaacacacgtacatgtgcgtgagtgtgtgtatatatatatatatatatatatacatacgcacctacacacatgtacatatgtgtgtgtgtgtgtgtgtgtgtgtgtgtgtgtgtgtgtgtgtgtgtgtgtgtgtgtgtgtgtgtgtgtgtgtgtgtgtgtgtgtgtgtatatatatatatatatatatatatatatatatatatatatatatatatattatatttgtgtgtgtgtgtgtgtgtgcgggcgtgtgtgtgtgcgtatatatatatatatatatatatatatatatatatatatatatatatatatatatatatatatatatatatatatatatatatatatatatatatatatatatatatatatatatatatatataatatatttgtgtgtgtgtgtgcgtgtgcgtgcgtgtgtgtgtgtgtgtgtgcgtgtgtgcatgcatgcgtgcgcgtgtgtgtgtgtgtgtgtgtgtgtgtgtgtgtgtgtgtgtgtgtgtgtgtgtgtgtgtgtgtgcgtgcgtgcgtgcgtgcgtgcgtgcgtgcgtgcgtgcgtgcgtgcgcgcgtgtgtatgtgtgtgtgtgtgtgttagtatatgtatatatatatatatatatatatatatatatatatatatatatatatccgtatatatgtgtgtgtgtgtatatatatatgtgtatatatgtgtgtgtgtatatatatgtgtatatatatatatatatatatatatatatatatatatatatatatatatatatatatatatatatatatgtatatatatgtatatgtatacacacacacacgtacaaacaaacacacacacacacacacacacacacacacacacacacacacacacacacacacacacacacacacacacacacacacacacacacacacgcacgcacatatatatatgtatgtatgtatatatatatatatatatatatatatatatatatatatatatatatatgaatacacacacacacacatatatatttatacatatatacatatgtgtatacatacatatatttacatatatagatatacgtatatatatatatatatatatatatatatatatatatatatatatatatatatacatatacatatatatacatatatatacacatatatgtatgtagagagagagagggacaaatgcATTTACATtgatttgtgtgcatatattcatatgtatatgtatatgtacatatatatgtatgtgtgtatgtatgtgtatatgtaagtgtatagatAGTATTAACtgcagaagatatatatatgtatatatatatatatatatatatatatatatatatatatatatatatatatatatatatataatatatgtatatatatatatacatatatatatattatatattatatatagatatatggatagatagatagatagatatagatatatatagatatagatatacataaatgtttgtgtgttacATTTAGCAAAATTGGAAAAGGATGGGTGCTTTACTCCAATCTCAACCTATCCGGGTTGCATAAAGGAAACGGGAAATAAAGGCTCTTGAAAGTTGACAGTTTATTCAGTATGAATCAAGTTTGTGGTGGAGAGGTGCGTGGCCAACGGGCCATGTAGCTGCGCTGGGAAGTGCCGCCTACTGTGCGGGCTTCTGCACAAGTGTGCCGTCGGAGAGCTGGAAGCCACTGGGTCCGTCGAGAATGATCGTGGCGAAGGGTTCCTTGAACTGGATGGCCTGACCCCAGGAGGTGATCATGCCGCTGGGCCCAACGGTCTGGCGCTTGGTGCGGCCCATCGTGTTGAGGTTCTCGTTCAGGTGGATGGGGGGACCGTTCTTCAGGATGATGCCGGTGGGGCCAAAGTAAGCGATGTCGTGGGCCAGGGCAGAGTCGAACTGCTCAATGGTGCCATCCTTGCGCACGATTCCGGAGCGGCCGATGCTGCCAACATTATTGACGAATCCAACGGTGGAGCGCTTGCTGCGGCCCACCATGTTGAGGTCGGCGTCGAGCTGGATGGGTGGGCCGTCCTTCAGGATGATGCCAGCGGGTCCGATGGAAATGATGCTGTGAGCGAAGTCATGGCCGAACAGATTGGTGGAGCCATCCTTGCGCAGGATGCCCGAGGTGCCGATGTTGCCCGCCGGAAGGACCCAACCGGAGTTGATGGAGCGAGCGCCAGCGCACGCCACCACCGCTGCTGCCACAACCTGACGAGGAATCAAACTTATGAATGGAATGGAAAGGCGTTTCGCATTAGATGCTTCACACCGTTAATGGCGCAGCCTCGACGAGACGAAATGCCAGCCACATATTTCTTTGTTAGCACAACTTACAGATGTGATCACCAATTGCAATCAACTCCTTTGCATAAACACCTATTCTTACGAGAGGAGAGGAATACCTACCAAGAACTTCATGTCTGCTCACTTCTCGAGTCAGATGGCTGCTGCTGCCTGTCCCGCTCCCGCGCCCTTTTATACGAAACAGCCCCGCCTCAGCCCTCAAAAAACACCCGTTGTCCTCCCGGCCGCCCGCAAGGATCCCCAGGCTCCCAGAGATCCCCGGTTGGCGCTGCCTTTCTTTATCGGACAggatctttctcctttcctttcaagAGATTACGTCGACGTttatatataagtctgtgtgtgtttatccgtatatatatatatatatatatatatatatatatatatatatatatatatatatatatatatatatatatatatatatatattaatattatatgtagcgcaaatatatgtgaatataaagatatacatacatatgtatatatgtatgtgtatatatacatatatacacacacacacacacacacacacacacacacacacacacacacacacacacatatatatatatatatatatatatatatatatatatatatatatatatatatatatatatgcata
Encoded proteins:
- the LOC138867803 gene encoding uncharacterized protein, yielding MSGKAAGISYILAELLKTGGGPMVRGLHAVLAAIWRSGTVPPDLLRGMVIPLWKRIRDLLLRHQRLEQSGFTPGESTIYHILALRVIVECRFEFGRGMFAPYIDLKKTIDTVHRESLWEILRMRGIPTRIIGLKGSLYTGTKSAVNLVYNSGRQTKKSADGLAWKQGSLTLLTRVFGDAI
- the LOC113827429 gene encoding cuticle protein CP1158 — encoded protein: MKFLVVAAAVVACAGARSINSGWVLPAGNIGTSGILRKDGSTNLFGHDFAHSIISIGPAGIILKDGPPIQLDADLNMVGRSKRSTVGFVNNVGSIGRSGIVRKDGTIEQFDSALAHDIAYFGPTGIILKNGPPIHLNENLNTMGRTKRQTVGPSGMITSWGQAIQFKEPFATIILDGPSGFQLSDGTLVQKPAQ